Proteins found in one Prosthecochloris aestuarii DSM 271 genomic segment:
- a CDS encoding Y-family DNA polymerase, giving the protein MFALVDCNNFYVSCERVFNPSLNGRPVVVLSNNDGCIIARSNEAKALGIAMGTPEFRCRKLLKQNNVAVFSSNYPLYGDMSSRVMLTLAEFTPAIEVYSIDESFLDLSGFNRFDLKDYCQDIRKTAGRFTGIPVSIGIGPTKTLAKIANRFAKKYSGFEGVCILQKKEDIRKALEQTAVGDIWGIGRQWSRLLQVGRILSAEQFASTSPVWVRRHLHVTGARIQAELNGHSCLPLEEVRPAKQSICTSRSFGRSVNSEPELEQAVATFSGRCARKLRKEGLCASLITVFAGTSPFDPAAQRYWGSRTAALTVPSQDSITLGKAARAVLASVYQPDYGYRKAGVMVSGMVPADQAGGKELSLFDEQDTLQDDKTRKLMKAMDALNEQYGQGTVYLASENADAWKPHQEWLSPCYTTRWSDIIEVNA; this is encoded by the coding sequence ATGTTTGCCCTGGTTGACTGCAACAATTTCTACGTTTCCTGTGAACGGGTGTTCAATCCGTCACTGAACGGCCGGCCGGTCGTTGTTCTGTCGAACAATGACGGATGCATTATCGCGCGTTCGAATGAGGCCAAAGCTCTCGGCATCGCGATGGGAACACCTGAATTCAGGTGCAGGAAGCTGCTGAAGCAGAACAACGTTGCTGTCTTCTCCTCCAATTATCCGCTGTACGGTGACATGTCTTCCCGGGTGATGTTGACTTTGGCTGAGTTTACGCCGGCCATCGAGGTCTACTCCATCGATGAATCCTTCCTCGATCTCAGTGGATTCAACCGCTTCGATCTGAAAGACTATTGCCAGGATATCCGCAAAACGGCGGGTCGTTTTACCGGCATCCCGGTCAGTATCGGCATCGGTCCGACCAAGACCCTCGCCAAGATTGCCAACCGTTTTGCCAAGAAGTACAGTGGGTTTGAAGGCGTGTGCATACTTCAGAAAAAGGAGGACATCCGCAAAGCGCTGGAACAGACAGCTGTCGGGGATATCTGGGGTATCGGGAGACAGTGGAGCCGGCTGCTGCAGGTGGGAAGGATCCTTTCCGCTGAACAGTTTGCATCGACATCGCCGGTATGGGTCCGTCGTCATCTTCACGTGACCGGTGCCAGGATCCAGGCGGAACTGAACGGGCATTCCTGCCTGCCTCTCGAGGAGGTCAGGCCGGCAAAACAGAGTATCTGTACATCCCGTTCATTTGGCAGAAGTGTTAACAGTGAGCCCGAACTGGAACAGGCTGTCGCCACATTCTCCGGAAGATGCGCCCGGAAGCTTCGTAAGGAAGGGTTGTGTGCGTCCCTCATCACTGTGTTTGCGGGCACAAGTCCGTTTGATCCGGCTGCTCAGCGGTACTGGGGGTCCCGAACTGCAGCCCTGACTGTGCCATCGCAGGATTCAATAACGCTGGGAAAGGCAGCAAGGGCTGTATTGGCGTCAGTTTATCAGCCTGATTACGGATACAGAAAAGCAGGTGTGATGGTAAGCGGTATGGTGCCGGCAGATCAGGCGGGAGGAAAAGAGCTGTCCCTTTTTGATGAGCAGGACACTCTGCAGGATGATAAGACCCGGAAGCTAATGAAGGCTATGGATGCTCTCAATGAGCAGTATGGCCAGGGAACGGTGTATCTTGCATCGGAAAATGCCGATGCCTGGAAACCGCATCAGGAGTGGCTGTCGCCTTGTTATACTACCCGATGGTCGGATATCATAGAGGTGAATGCGTAA
- a CDS encoding thermonuclease family protein → MHNARNKELLKAGLAWNYKKYSSDQEVAALEEQARQQKIGVWGSQNAIAPWQFRNEGKSVATIKNNSQPADIENIIYHGNVRNKKFYKPSCRHYNCKNCVKEFTSREKAIQARYEPCGTCKP, encoded by the coding sequence GTGCACAACGCCAGAAACAAGGAGCTGCTCAAAGCAGGGCTCGCCTGGAACTACAAGAAATATTCATCAGATCAGGAAGTCGCAGCCCTCGAGGAGCAGGCGCGACAGCAGAAAATCGGGGTATGGGGATCCCAGAACGCCATCGCACCATGGCAGTTCCGGAATGAGGGAAAGTCAGTAGCAACCATCAAGAACAACAGCCAGCCCGCCGACATCGAAAACATCATCTACCACGGCAACGTGCGCAACAAGAAGTTTTACAAGCCCAGTTGCAGGCATTACAACTGCAAGAACTGCGTAAAAGAATTCACAAGCAGGGAAAAGGCGATCCAGGCGAGGTATGAGCCGTGTGGAACGTGTAAACCATGA
- a CDS encoding JAB domain-containing protein: MNNNLSLPLFNQNAERSETTASVPLYSVRLVRESSITFIHPAITRCDIAYDFFCKIGLQDKASEEFYALYLDTKNKIIGLEMISRGTLNASLVHPREVFKGAFLANANSIMLAHNHPSGNTEPSSADKLVTSRLVKAGKLLDLQVLDHIIVGDKGYYSFRESGLI; this comes from the coding sequence ATGAACAACAACCTTTCACTACCGCTGTTCAACCAGAATGCGGAAAGATCAGAAACGACTGCCTCCGTACCGCTCTACAGTGTCCGTCTTGTTCGTGAATCCAGTATTACGTTTATCCATCCAGCTATCACACGCTGTGATATTGCCTATGATTTCTTCTGCAAAATCGGCCTGCAGGATAAGGCCAGCGAAGAGTTTTACGCTCTCTACCTTGATACGAAAAACAAGATCATCGGCCTTGAGATGATCAGCCGCGGCACATTGAATGCCTCACTTGTCCATCCGCGTGAGGTCTTCAAAGGGGCATTCCTGGCAAACGCCAACAGCATAATGCTTGCCCACAATCATCCATCAGGAAATACAGAGCCCAGCAGCGCCGACAAGCTGGTAACGTCCAGACTGGTAAAAGCCGGCAAGCTGCTCGATCTCCAGGTACTGGATCACATCATCGTAGGTGACAAGGGGTATTACAGTTTCAGGGAATCCGGACTGATATGA
- a CDS encoding ATP-binding protein → MPSLPAIVLEGPKGVGKTATAEGRCNTIFCMDDPAVQAIAEADISHLLNQKSPLLIDEWQRVPSIWDAVRRAVDRDQTPGRFLLTGSASPATPPTHSGAGRIVTLRMRPMSLPERGIGTPRISLQHLLKGDKADISGTTDVTLADYVHEIVHSGFPAIRPLSGRALRMQLDGYLRRIIDTDFPEQGYLVRRPEMLHRWLAAYAAATATTASFETIRDAASGGHRNKPSKTTTQPYRDILERLWIVDPVPAWSPSRNRLSRLAQPPKHHLADPALAARILGLDEQALLTGKEPSLSIPRNGSLLGHLFESLVTLGIRVFAQAAEAQVSHLRLHGGRQEIDMIVERGDQRIIAIEVKLSKNVNDSDVRNLLWLREQIGDDLLDSMVIHTGPQAYRRSDGIAVIPAAVLGP, encoded by the coding sequence ATGCCATCGCTTCCTGCGATCGTACTTGAAGGCCCCAAAGGAGTTGGAAAAACAGCGACAGCGGAAGGACGCTGTAACACCATTTTCTGTATGGATGATCCGGCTGTACAAGCCATTGCGGAAGCTGACATTTCACACCTCTTGAATCAGAAATCTCCATTGCTTATTGATGAATGGCAACGAGTACCATCGATCTGGGATGCCGTAAGACGAGCTGTTGACCGGGATCAAACACCCGGCCGTTTCTTGCTTACCGGATCAGCAAGTCCGGCTACGCCACCGACACACTCAGGGGCTGGACGTATCGTCACCTTGAGAATGAGGCCAATGTCACTTCCAGAGCGTGGCATTGGCACTCCCAGGATTAGTTTACAGCATCTCCTCAAGGGGGATAAGGCTGATATTTCCGGTACAACCGATGTGACCCTTGCAGACTATGTTCATGAAATCGTTCACTCGGGGTTTCCGGCAATACGCCCATTATCCGGGCGTGCGCTTCGCATGCAACTCGATGGTTACCTTCGACGCATTATTGATACCGACTTTCCTGAACAGGGATACCTGGTCCGACGACCGGAAATGTTGCACCGATGGCTGGCAGCCTATGCTGCAGCAACGGCTACAACAGCATCATTCGAAACTATCCGCGATGCTGCATCAGGGGGACATCGAAACAAACCATCAAAGACAACGACACAACCTTACCGGGATATTCTAGAACGATTGTGGATTGTCGATCCGGTTCCTGCATGGTCGCCTTCCCGAAACCGTCTGAGTCGCCTGGCTCAGCCGCCCAAACACCATCTTGCAGATCCGGCACTTGCTGCCCGCATTCTCGGCCTCGATGAACAAGCGCTGTTGACCGGAAAAGAACCATCGCTGTCCATACCTCGAAATGGATCCCTGCTGGGGCACCTTTTTGAATCACTGGTTACCTTGGGCATTCGGGTCTTTGCCCAGGCAGCTGAAGCTCAAGTCAGTCACTTGCGTCTTCATGGAGGCCGACAGGAGATTGATATGATTGTGGAGAGGGGAGATCAACGGATCATCGCTATCGAGGTCAAGCTGAGCAAAAACGTGAATGATAGTGATGTTCGAAATCTCTTGTGGTTACGTGAGCAAATCGGCGATGATCTTCTGGATTCTATGGTAATTCATACCGGACCGCAAGCCTATCGGCGTTCGGATGGTATAGCGGTAATCCCGGCCGCTGTACTTGGACCATAA
- a CDS encoding DUF2779 domain-containing protein, with amino-acid sequence MTQHRYLTKSRFRLAMECPTKLFYCGKTDEYADQSLDDPFLAALADGGFQVGALAKQYYPWGHEIRTLNVDEALEKTAELLKLDSVTIYEAAFRYENLFIRVDILRKQGRRIELIEVKSKSFSSEEEQTPFLGKKGSFLSGWKPYLYDVAFQAYVLGQAMPDHEVVPFLMLADKAARCPADGLNQKFRIRRNSEQRSFVTVSDQLTSQDLSVPMLKAVPVGDCVDKIRKGEGTDDFVARGFEGTVQWLADHYLRNEKITPVPGAFCRDCSFRATDPDVAAGLKSGFKECWTEAYGWQERDFEAETLFALWDFRDKDSAMANGKLKLVDLEEGDIAYKDDGKPGLSRTARQLVQLQKAKNGDMTPYIDRDGLQREMDSWRFPLHFIDFETSVTPIPFTKGRSPYETVAFQFSHHMVGQDGTVRHAGEYLCGERGRFPNFEFVGQLKKALEKDHGTIFRYSHHENTVLISIYHQLAESDLDADERQELMDFIVSVTESTGRNGTAWSGGPRNMVDLCHLVKRYYYDPYTRGSNSIKYVLPAVLNSSAYLQNKYGSPVYGTTEIPSFNFRNWQWIKHADDGTVKDPYSLLPLLFSDIDDRNQLLLLSGDEEQAIKNGGAAMTAYARLQYEEMGEYERSGIMTGLKKYCELDTLAMVMIYEAWRRWL; translated from the coding sequence ATGACACAGCACCGCTATCTCACCAAATCCCGTTTCAGGCTTGCCATGGAATGTCCGACGAAACTGTTCTATTGCGGCAAGACAGACGAGTACGCCGACCAGTCACTCGATGATCCGTTTCTGGCCGCACTTGCTGACGGAGGGTTTCAGGTTGGAGCATTGGCGAAGCAGTATTACCCCTGGGGGCATGAGATCAGGACACTGAACGTGGATGAGGCACTTGAAAAAACCGCTGAACTGCTGAAACTCGACAGCGTTACCATCTATGAGGCGGCATTCCGGTATGAGAACCTGTTTATCCGTGTCGATATTCTCAGGAAACAGGGCCGACGCATTGAGCTCATAGAAGTAAAATCAAAGTCGTTCAGTTCCGAAGAGGAACAAACGCCGTTTCTTGGGAAAAAAGGCTCTTTTTTGTCTGGCTGGAAGCCCTATCTCTATGATGTGGCATTTCAGGCCTATGTGCTCGGACAGGCGATGCCGGATCATGAGGTTGTGCCGTTTCTGATGCTTGCTGACAAGGCAGCGCGCTGTCCTGCTGACGGGCTGAACCAGAAGTTCAGGATACGGAGAAACAGCGAGCAGAGGTCATTTGTCACGGTGTCCGATCAGCTTACCTCACAGGATCTGTCCGTGCCGATGCTGAAGGCTGTTCCGGTCGGAGACTGTGTCGACAAGATCCGGAAAGGGGAGGGAACCGATGATTTCGTGGCAAGAGGTTTTGAGGGAACGGTTCAGTGGCTCGCAGATCACTATCTTCGGAATGAGAAAATCACTCCCGTTCCAGGGGCCTTCTGTCGGGACTGTTCCTTCAGGGCGACCGACCCTGATGTCGCAGCAGGACTGAAGAGCGGTTTCAAAGAGTGCTGGACAGAGGCCTATGGATGGCAGGAAAGGGATTTCGAGGCGGAGACGCTGTTCGCCCTCTGGGATTTTCGTGACAAGGACTCCGCCATGGCAAACGGCAAGCTGAAGCTTGTCGACCTTGAAGAAGGAGATATTGCATACAAGGATGACGGCAAACCAGGTCTTTCGAGAACTGCCCGGCAGCTGGTCCAGCTCCAGAAAGCGAAGAACGGGGATATGACGCCCTATATTGATCGGGATGGCCTGCAGAGGGAGATGGACAGCTGGAGATTTCCGCTTCACTTCATTGATTTCGAGACATCGGTAACGCCGATCCCGTTCACAAAGGGGCGTTCACCATATGAAACAGTTGCCTTTCAGTTTTCCCACCATATGGTCGGGCAGGACGGGACGGTCCGTCATGCCGGTGAATATCTTTGCGGTGAACGTGGACGCTTTCCGAATTTTGAGTTCGTTGGCCAGCTGAAGAAGGCGCTTGAGAAGGATCATGGTACGATCTTTCGCTACAGTCATCATGAGAATACGGTTCTGATATCGATCTATCACCAGCTGGCTGAAAGCGATCTGGATGCGGACGAGCGTCAGGAACTGATGGATTTCATTGTATCGGTAACAGAGTCAACAGGCAGGAACGGCACAGCATGGAGCGGCGGCCCTCGCAATATGGTCGATCTCTGCCACCTGGTGAAGCGGTATTACTACGATCCCTATACCAGAGGCTCCAATTCTATCAAGTATGTACTGCCGGCAGTGCTCAACAGTTCAGCGTACCTGCAGAACAAATATGGTTCACCGGTTTATGGAACAACGGAGATACCGAGTTTCAACTTCAGAAACTGGCAGTGGATCAAGCATGCCGATGACGGGACTGTGAAGGATCCCTATTCCCTCCTGCCCCTTCTGTTTTCCGATATTGACGACCGCAACCAGCTGCTCCTGCTCAGCGGCGATGAAGAGCAGGCTATAAAAAATGGCGGAGCGGCCATGACGGCATATGCGCGTCTGCAGTATGAAGAGATGGGGGAGTATGAACGGTCGGGTATCATGACGGGGCTGAAAAAGTATTGTGAGCTTGATACGCTGGCAATGGTCATGATTTACGAAGCATGGCGCCGGTGGCTATGA
- the nlpM gene encoding nif11-like peptide radical SAM maturase, giving the protein MPPIQSEDHFSVKGIATFHFFSYRGSYYRISANEMSSEKISRAEFLEAIVNRFPQESDASIHEQLTDSGSRHAPEPLEKEHPVAGMDLFVAQTCNLSCVYCYGQDGTYGDRGLMSEKTALQAIDWLIEASGPVKSLRINFFGGEPLLNFPLIKTVVPYALARAEKAEKKALFQITTNGTLLDDEIIRFFQQHEFKVLVSIDGPQDIHDRQRRFADGNGSFKAVTQHLDNLVKNVPETDAHAVILGDTDPDIVINALRKFGFRGISVLPASGSVFITEEDPGKNRDTASILKHMEDEAELWLNLTKKRAIKQLQQLQTYSQFTAAVKSLLQHRKNYHPCGAAIGLVAVSCSGDIYPCHRFVGQEKHRIGDLSGHELNRNEYLKSPVMTNEHCMKCYARYYCAGGCKQDNIISGGSLYQPSEDMCRLRRRQFELAAYIVSELDKDGKLFLEQEGIIPPKPCPLDF; this is encoded by the coding sequence ATGCCTCCCATTCAATCAGAAGATCATTTTTCCGTTAAAGGTATAGCGACCTTTCATTTTTTCTCCTATCGTGGGTCATATTACAGAATCTCTGCAAATGAAATGAGTTCAGAGAAAATCAGCCGGGCAGAGTTTCTCGAAGCGATTGTCAACCGCTTTCCACAGGAAAGTGATGCATCGATACATGAGCAGCTGACAGACTCCGGATCACGTCATGCTCCAGAACCATTGGAAAAGGAGCATCCCGTTGCCGGCATGGACTTGTTTGTTGCTCAAACATGCAACTTGTCATGTGTCTACTGCTATGGGCAGGATGGAACGTATGGCGATCGCGGTCTAATGTCAGAGAAGACAGCCCTTCAGGCCATTGACTGGCTGATAGAGGCATCTGGCCCCGTAAAATCCCTGAGAATCAACTTTTTCGGTGGAGAACCACTTCTGAACTTCCCGTTGATCAAGACCGTCGTCCCCTACGCCCTTGCACGCGCTGAGAAGGCCGAAAAGAAGGCACTCTTTCAGATAACCACGAACGGAACCTTGCTGGATGACGAGATTATCAGGTTTTTCCAACAGCATGAGTTCAAGGTTCTTGTCAGCATTGATGGTCCACAGGACATTCATGACCGACAACGACGGTTTGCTGACGGAAATGGATCTTTTAAGGCCGTCACACAACATCTTGACAACCTTGTGAAAAATGTTCCGGAAACCGATGCTCATGCAGTAATTTTAGGTGATACCGACCCAGATATTGTTATCAATGCCTTGAGAAAATTCGGTTTCAGGGGAATATCTGTATTACCTGCATCTGGTTCGGTTTTCATCACAGAAGAAGATCCGGGAAAAAACCGAGACACTGCCTCCATTCTGAAGCATATGGAGGATGAGGCAGAACTATGGCTCAATCTGACAAAAAAGCGCGCCATCAAGCAACTGCAGCAGCTACAAACCTACAGTCAGTTTACAGCTGCTGTCAAATCCCTGCTGCAGCACAGGAAAAACTATCATCCGTGCGGTGCCGCCATCGGTCTTGTAGCTGTTTCTTGTTCTGGAGATATTTATCCCTGCCATCGCTTTGTAGGGCAGGAAAAACACAGAATAGGGGACTTATCCGGGCATGAACTCAATAGAAACGAGTATCTGAAAAGTCCCGTCATGACAAACGAGCACTGTATGAAATGCTATGCGCGATACTACTGTGCGGGTGGATGCAAGCAGGACAATATAATCTCTGGTGGGTCGCTATACCAGCCGTCAGAAGATATGTGCCGGCTCAGGCGTCGCCAGTTTGAACTCGCGGCATATATTGTCTCAGAACTGGACAAGGATGGCAAGCTGTTTCTTGAGCAAGAGGGCATTATCCCTCCCAAACCATGTCCACTCGATTTCTAG
- a CDS encoding ATP-binding protein — MALAVNIHELVNGQVIEWERLEFKQGWNPQDVLHTMCAFANDINNWGGGYIIIGIAEDDGRPVLPPAGLNPDSLDRIQGELTTLCHRLEPLYMPVAEPYVLHSKHILAIYCPAGDVRPYTAPASLEKGPQPRFHYIRSGSRTIKAQGEHVRRLQELAARIPYDDRVHPEAQLNDLDLGLIRSFLGEIRSELFEESSSMPFDQLCRLMNIARGPDEALRPLNAGLLFFSREPERFFSRAWIEVVLRKDEAGKDFTERYFRGPLHHQLREALTFIRTSIIEERVRKVPGQAEAERFFNFPFEAVEEALANAVYHKSYELGSPIEVQIWPDKIEILSFPGPVPPVTAEVLARNRRIVARDYRNRRVGDFLKELHLTEGRGTGIPTIKRAMELNGSPAPLFETDEDSSYFLTVLPAHDIVPLNGSDEVSDEVSDEVSDEVPLNIRVLHYCIKPRSRAEILEHLGLAAHTTNYNRHIRPLVEEGLLAMTHPDVPRSQHQRYILTESGRKRLSNR, encoded by the coding sequence ATGGCGCTTGCGGTCAATATTCACGAGCTTGTCAACGGGCAGGTGATCGAATGGGAACGGCTTGAATTCAAGCAGGGATGGAATCCCCAGGATGTCCTGCATACGATGTGTGCCTTTGCCAATGATATCAACAACTGGGGAGGGGGATATATCATTATCGGCATCGCTGAGGATGATGGCCGGCCGGTCCTGCCTCCGGCGGGTCTGAATCCAGATTCCCTCGACCGGATCCAGGGGGAGCTTACTACCCTGTGTCATCGGCTTGAACCGCTGTATATGCCTGTTGCCGAACCATATGTTCTGCATAGCAAACACATTCTGGCCATCTATTGCCCGGCCGGTGATGTCCGCCCGTATACAGCACCTGCTTCCCTTGAGAAGGGGCCTCAACCGCGTTTTCATTATATCAGGAGTGGCTCGAGGACCATCAAGGCACAGGGAGAACATGTCAGGCGTCTGCAGGAACTTGCGGCACGCATTCCTTATGATGACCGTGTACATCCCGAGGCTCAGCTGAACGATCTGGATCTTGGTCTCATCAGAAGTTTTCTGGGAGAGATCAGGAGCGAGCTCTTTGAGGAGAGCTCTTCGATGCCGTTTGACCAGCTGTGTCGGCTGATGAACATTGCCCGTGGTCCTGATGAGGCCCTCCGCCCCCTGAATGCTGGGTTACTCTTTTTTTCAAGAGAGCCAGAACGTTTTTTTTCCCGGGCCTGGATTGAAGTGGTGCTTCGCAAGGATGAAGCCGGTAAGGATTTTACCGAACGTTATTTCAGGGGGCCGCTTCATCATCAGTTGCGCGAGGCACTGACCTTTATCAGGACATCGATCATTGAAGAAAGGGTTCGAAAAGTACCCGGCCAGGCCGAAGCAGAAAGATTTTTCAATTTTCCATTTGAAGCGGTTGAGGAAGCGCTGGCCAATGCGGTCTATCACAAGAGCTATGAACTTGGAAGCCCGATTGAGGTCCAGATCTGGCCGGACAAGATAGAAATCCTGAGTTTTCCGGGGCCTGTTCCTCCTGTGACAGCTGAGGTGCTTGCCCGGAACCGGCGCATTGTTGCCCGTGACTACCGTAACCGTCGCGTCGGTGATTTTCTGAAAGAACTCCATCTGACCGAAGGCAGAGGGACCGGTATTCCGACCATCAAACGGGCAATGGAACTGAATGGATCACCAGCACCTCTGTTTGAAACAGATGAGGACAGCAGCTATTTCCTTACCGTTCTTCCTGCTCATGACATAGTCCCGTTGAACGGTAGTGACGAAGTGAGTGACGAAGTGAGTGACGAAGTGAGTGACGAAGTGCCATTGAACATCAGGGTATTGCATTATTGCATCAAGCCGAGGTCCAGAGCAGAAATTCTAGAGCATCTGGGTTTGGCAGCCCATACCACGAATTACAATCGGCATATTCGCCCACTGGTCGAAGAGGGGTTATTGGCGATGACCCATCCTGATGTGCCAAGAAGTCAGCATCAGCGATATATACTTACTGAATCAGGAAGGAAGAGACTCTCCAATAGGTGA
- a CDS encoding Nif11-like leader peptide family natural product precursor: MSQTSATAFIERLKNDDDFLAQVVSCSDARTRMDFVRVEGYDFSADELETLRGGFTDDDLSRTRFQESRLGYDGPLGHGQDPEPEPNPPSLN, from the coding sequence ATGAGTCAGACCTCAGCTACTGCGTTCATTGAACGCTTAAAAAATGATGATGACTTCCTGGCACAGGTTGTATCCTGTTCCGATGCCCGCACAAGAATGGATTTTGTTCGGGTTGAAGGGTATGATTTTTCTGCAGACGAACTGGAAACACTGAGAGGGGGCTTCACCGATGATGATCTCAGCAGAACACGTTTTCAGGAAAGTCGTCTGGGGTATGATGGCCCGCTCGGCCACGGGCAAGATCCTGAGCCCGAACCTAACCCACCATCATTAAATTAG